In Lacerta agilis isolate rLacAgi1 chromosome 1, rLacAgi1.pri, whole genome shotgun sequence, the following proteins share a genomic window:
- the TOMM20L gene encoding TOMM20-like protein 1 — protein sequence MERWAWRALPWLVAGACGLAVLGYCLYFDHRRRSAPDFKRRLREKRRKEREKAKEHDAELREMKDTAKLQEFFLEEIQLGQAWLARGEHKKSIEHLANAIAVCTHPNQLMHVLKQTLPPHIFEMLLHNIPYAVQRLETAMSNQDPTVE from the exons ATGGAGCGCTGGGCGTGGCGGGCGCTGCCGTGGCTCGTGGCGGGCGCCTGCGGCCTGGCCGTGCTGGGCTACTGCCTCTACTTCGACCACCGGCGGCGCAGCGCGCCCGACTTCAAGCGGAGGCTGAGGGAGA aaagaagaaaagagcgTGAAAAGGCAAAAGAGCATGATGCAGAG TTACGCGAGATGAAAGATACTGCAAAGCTACAAGAGTTCTTTCTGGAAGAGATACAGTTGGGACAGGCGTGGCTGGCAAGAG gaGAGCACAAGAAGAGCATCGAACACCTTGCCAATGCCATTGCCGTGTGCACACATCCAAACCAGCTAATGCACGTCTTGAAGCAGACTCTACCCCCCCATATATTTGAGATGCTTCTGCACAACATTCCATACGCAGTGCAG